Part of the bacterium genome is shown below.
GGGTGGATGCGTCGAATTCTCGTTATCGCCTTCGCCGCGGCCGCGGTCGCCGGGTCGGCCGCGCCGGCCTTCGCGGGCGCGTGGGCTCGCGGCTTCCTGCACAGCTATCATCGCCTGGGCGTCGCCTATTTCGTCTCCGAGCGCGATTTCAACGACGACGGCGAGATCGTCGATCACGAGCCGGACGGCAAGTACTACCAGGATCTTTCGGTCGCCTACTACGGCGAGCTTGGCGTGCTCGACAAGCTCGATTTCATCCTGAACGGCGTCTACAAGAACCAGTACGGCAAGATGCAGGTGATCGACACCGAAACGCTGAACGAGGTGAACCGCGAGGCGGAATACGGCGGTTTTGGCGACCTCGAAGTGGCCCTAAAGTATCAGTTCCTCGAAAAGCTGCTGGCCGCCGCCGTGCAGGGCACCTGGAAAACGCCCGCGATGTATGACCGCGACGCCAAACTCCCTCCGGGGCAGGGGCAAAACGATTTCGAGGCGCGCCTGGCCCTCGGCCGATCGCTCTGGCCGGTCCCCATGTACATCGGCCTGGAGGGCGCGTATCGATACCGCGACAATGTGCCGTCGGATGAGTGGCGCTATCTGGCCGAAGCCGGTGCGTCGGTATGGAAACTGTACGCGCGGGTAAAACTCGACGGCATCGCATCCGCCGGGACCGCGGACGACGACGCGGTTACGCGCGATCCGCAAGCCGGGCTCGAATACGCGCTCGGCAAGCTCGAGGGCACCGCCGGCGTCAAAATCTTTGGACCGATTTCCCTCGAAGGCTCTTACGCGCGCACGATCTACGGTCGCAACACGGCCCACGGCCAGACGATCGCGGGCGCGGTGGCAGCGGAATTTTAGGCGAAGGATCCATGCGACGTCAGACCCGCGATCACCGGGGAGCGGGCGGCGCCGTGCCGGTACGCGATCCGCGCGTTTGCCACGCGTGCCACGCCTCGCACGCGATCAGAAACGGCACGGGGGCGTATTCGATCGCCCAAACGAACGGGCCGGTCTCGAATCCGAGGCCCGCGGCGTGACGGACGGACGCAATATGCGCCAGGGGCAAGGTGAGGCCGAGCCACGCGACCGCGGGGCTCCACGCCAGCGGCAGGAACGCGAGCGCCCACGCTGCATACCACGGCATCATCGTCGGCGTGCCGAGCATGAAGACAAGCCCCAGCACCGCGCCCGTCCGCCAAAGGTCCACGCGATACCGAACGCACGCCGCGATCGCCGCGATCATCGCCGCGCCGACGACAAGCTTGGCGGGGGTGCGCCCGCCGAAAAGCCCGCGCAACGTGTCGAACGCGAATCCGTTGAATTCCCACGCGCTCGCATAACGCAAAAGGCCGGCGACAAGCGACGGCCCGGCGAGCGCGAAGGGGATGTACGCGGCGAATATCGCAGCGGCGACGCCGATCAAAAGGCGCGGACGCGTCATCCGGGCGGCAAAGGCGGGCAGAAAAACGAGCGGATAGAACTTCGAGAGAAGACCCGCGGCCAAAAGCGCCGCCGCGCCACGCTCGCGCGCGGACTCGAGCGTAACGATCGCCGCCACGAGAAAAAACACCCCCTGCACGTCAACGTGGCCGTGCCCCGCGAACTCGAACAGGGGGATCGGCGCCGCCAGCCAGATGACGGCGCGCCCGCGCGGCCGCTTGCGCCGGGCAAGCGCCATCGCGGCGCAAACCCCGATGCCCAAATCAAAAAACGCGGCGAGCGCCTTGTACGTCCCGGCGTCGTCGTCGATCGCGCCCGCGGCGGCAAAACCAAGCTGCGCCGCCGGCGGATAGACGGTCGGCACGGCCTTGTGGTTGATGTCCTCGAAATGTTCGCCGGCCAGCGCCGCGAGCGGATCGTTCGGCCGCGTCGCCTCGAACGGCGGATGCGCGTACGGATTCACGCCGTGGCGCAAAAGACGGCCGTCCCACAAATAGCGATAGACATCGCCCGAGAGCGCGGGCGGCATGGCGACAAACGCGACGCGCGCCGCGATCGCGATCGCGAACATCAGCACGAGGCCGCGCCTGTCTTCGATCATAGCGAGCGCGCGCGCGGCGACGATCCACGCCGCGCCGAGCACGATCGCGACGGCGACGAGCCCCGCTTCGTGCGCGAGGATGCGCGGCCAGGTCGCAAGCAAGGCGCCCGCCAGCGCTTGCGCGCCCATCGCGGCGAAACCCGCGCGCCGCGTTTTCAGGAAGGCCGCCATGCGTGTATGTATAACATCGAGCCGCGCCGCGCGTTGACACCATGATCGAAACCGTCGCCGCCATCGTCGTCTGGGGATACATCGCCACGCTCGCGGGCCTGGCCGTGTGGGGCGCGCACCGATACGCGCTGCTCTACCTTTTCCACCGCCACCGCGCGCATCGGCGCACGCCGCCGCCCGTGCCGTTTGACGAGCTGCCGCGCGTCACCGTGCAACTTCCGCTCTTCAACGAGATGTACGTCGCCGCGCGGCTCATCGACGCGGTGTGCGCGTTTGACTACCCGAAGGACAAGCTCGAGATCCAGGTGCTCGACGATTCGATCGACGAGACGCGCGCGGTCGTGGACGAGCGGGTCGCCGCGTTGCGCGAGCGCGGCGTGAACATCGCGGCGGTCCGCCGGCCGGGCCGCGAAGGCTACAAGGCGGGCGCGCTGCAATTCGGCCTGGCGTGCGCGACGGGCGAGTTCGTCGCCGTGTTCGACGCCGACTTCGTGCCGCGCCCGGATTTTCTTTCGCGGACGATCCATCATTTCACCGACGAGCGCGTTGGCATGGTGCAAACGCGGTGGACGCACATCAACGAGTCCGACTCGCTTTGCACCGCATGCCAGGCGCTTTACCTCGACGGACACTTCGTCATCGAGCACGCCGCGCGCAACTGGTCGGGGCGCTTTTTCAATTTCAACGGGACGGCGGGTATCTGGCGGCGCCGGGCGATCGAGGACGCGGGCGGCTGGGAGCACGACACGATCACCGAAGACCTCGACCTGTCGTACCGCGCGCAGATGCGCGGCTGGCGCTTCCGCTATCTGATCGACGTCGAGGCGCCCGGCGAGCTGCCCGCCTTGATCTCCGCCTTCCGCACGCAGCAGGCGCGCTGGGCGAAAGGCTCCATCGAAACGGCGCGCAAGATCCTGCCGCGCCTGTGGCGCTCGGATCTTTCGTTCGCGGTCAAACTCGAGGCGTCGTTCCACCTGCTCGCAAACCTCGCGTACCTGCTCGTGGGCGCGCTGTGCCTGCTTGCGGGGCCGAGCCTCGTGCTGCGTGTGCACATGGGGTGGCGCTCGATCGCGTGGCTCGACCTGCTGCTCTTCCTGTCGGTCTCCGCGTCGCTGTTCCTCTATCACGTGGAGGCGCGCCGGCAGATCGGGCGCCCGTGGCGGGATGTCCTCTGGCGGATGCCGCTTTTGATGGCGCTCGGCATCGGCATGGCGCCCAACAACGCCCGCGCGGTTTTGCAGGGCCTCGCCGGCCGTACGAGCGCGTTTGTCCGCACGCCGAAGCATGGTGACGCGCGCGGCGCCGCGGCGGCGCGCGTGCGTTATCGCCCGACCGTGGACGGACTCCTCGTGGTCGAGATGCTGCTGGGGCTTTCGTTTCTGTTGCCGATTTCGTACGCGATCCGCTACGAGGTTTGGGCGTCGCTGCCGTTTCTCGTCCTTTTCCTTTTCGGCTACACCTGGGTCGCCGGCATGTCGCTCTGGCAGCGCGCCGCGCCGATCATCGCCGGCCTCTGGGAAAAATGCCCGCGCATCGTCCGGCAGGCGGCGTGATGGAATCGCATTTTCAACACGAAGGCACAAAAAGCACAAAGCGCACCAAGACCATTTTGTGCGTCCTTCGTGTCCTTCGTGCGTTTGTGTTGAATTGCGATCCCGACTCCGTCGTCGCGGCCGCTCCATGACGCGCGTGGCGATCGTCATCCCCGCGCTCAACGAATCCGCCTCAATCGGGCTTGTGCTTTCGGAGATTCCGCGGGACCTCGCCGGCCGCGTCATCGTCGCCGACAACGGATCGACCGACGGCACCGCGGCCATCGCACGCGAGCACGGCGCGATCGTCGTCGCTGAACCGCATCGGGGCTACGGTGCCGCGTGCCTGGCGGGTCTTGCCGCGCTTAGCGCCGATCCGCCGGATGTCGTGCTTTTCCTCGATGCGGACCGCTCGGACTATCCCGAAGACGCGCGCGCGGTGCTCGAAAAAATCGCGGAAGGATACGACCTTGTCATCGGCAGCCGCGCGCGGCTCGCGGGGCCGGGCGCGCTGTTGCCGCAGGCGCGATTTGGCAACCGGCTCGCGACTTTTCTCATCCGCGTGCTGTTTGGAGTGCGCTTTACGGATCTCGGTCCGCTGCGCGCGGTGACGTGGAAGGCGCTTTCCTGTATCGCGATGGAAGATCGCGGCTTTGGCTGGACGGTCGAAATGCAGGCGCGCGCCGCGCGGCTCAGGCTGCGTTGCACGGAGGTGGATGTGCGCTACCGCAAGCGCCACGGTGACAAGTCGAAGGTCACCGGCACGTTGCGTGGCACCGTGATGGCGGGCGCGAAAATTCTGTATGTGATATTCCGCGAGCGGTTCGCGGCGAAGCGGTCGCGTTGATGGACATCATGGACGTTGTGGACCGAATGGACATTGCGGACGCTTACCGGTGCGAGAGCCATTCCACATGCCGCACTTGCCACTTGCGATGACCGTCCAGCCTTCCTGCCTTCCAGGCTGCCAGACCTTCAGCCTTCTTACACCTCGTTGACCTGCGTCGACAGGTAGTGCGCAAGACCCATCTGGTCGATGAGTTCGAGCTGCGCTTCGAGCCAGTCCACGTGCCCTTCTTCATCGGAAAGCAGCTTCTGGAACAGGTCGCGGGACCCGTTGTCCCCCGCCGAAACGCACAGCTTGATCGAGTCGTTGTAAAACTTCACGGCCTCTTTTTCGAGCGCGAGATCGCTTTTGATCTGCTCGGGCACCGTCTTGCCGATCTTGATCTTGTGCAGGTTCTCCATGACCGGCAGCCCTTCGAGGTAGAATATGCGTTCGAGCAGCTCCTCGGCGTGAACCATCTCGCCGATGGAGTTCGCGCGGATCGTCTTGTACAGGCGCTTGTAGCCCCAGTTCGAGCACATCTCCGCGTGGACGAAATACTGGTTGATCGCCGTCAGCTCGCTCTGGAGCGCCGTCACCAACGCCTCGATGACCTTTTCGTTGCCTTTCATACAAACCCCCTCCGTTCCCCGCGATGACCGCGGCGTTGCGGCTTTTCTAGCCTACCGGCGGATGATTCCACAAGGGAATTCGTGCCCGAATCGCGGGAGCTGTGATATGTTCGACATTCCATGAAACCCCCGTCCGTCTCGTGCGTGTTTCCCTGCCTGAACGATCGCGGCACGATCGCGGGCATGGTGCTGGCCGTGCACTACGTCCTCACCGACGCGGGCGTGGAGCACGAGATCGTCGTGGTGGATGACGGCAGCACCGACGGCGCGCGTGAGTTGCTGACGCGTATGGCCGAGTCGGTCCCGCCTTTGCGCGTCGTGGTACACGACACCAACCGGGGCTACGGCGGCGCGATCGCAAGCGGCTTTGCCGCATGCACGAAGGACTGGATTTTCTACACGGACGGCGACGCGCAGTACGATCCCGCGCAGATCGCGCTGCTTTTGCCCGAGGCGGCGGACGACGTGGACGTCGTGCAGGGTTACAAGCTCAATCGCGGCGACCCGCCGCACCGCATTCTGCTCGGCGCGATCTACCAATATCTCATGCGTTTCGCGTTCAACCTGTCCATCCGCGACGTGGACTGCGACTTCCGCCTCATTCGCCGCGCGTTTCTGGATCGCGTCGTGCTGACAAGGCGCTCGGGCGCGATCTGCGTGGAGATGTGCCGCAAATTCGACGACGCCGGCGCGCGTATCCGCGAGGTCGGCGTCCGGCACACGTTCCGCGTTTACGGCAAGAGCCAGATCTTCAATGTGAAGCGCCTTGTCGTCTCGCTCGCGCAGCTCGGTGGCCTGTGGTGGGAGCTTGTCGCGCGCCCGCGCCTTTCGCGAAGTCGCGTCGCAACGTCAGAGCCGCGCGCGTCAGAGCCGCGCGCGTCAGAGGCGCGACCGTCAGAGCCGCGAACGTCAGAGCCGCGAACGTAAGGGAGCGGGTGGTTTCGCAATGGACGAAATGAACGTCCATGTGCGTCGCGCCTGCGCGGCGGATCGCGATGCATTCCCAATTCCCCATTCGAATCACTCGCCCCGCAACTCCTTCGCCGTGTCGTTCCGAACGAGAAACGTGTACGACTTGCCGTCTTCCGCCGCCGTCAGCACGCGGTAGCTCTCCATCTCCGGCCGGCCGGTGAATGCGTCGCCGGGAAAGATGCGCGCAATCGCGGTGGCGCGCTCCATCGGGTGCTCGAGCCAGAACATCGGCGGGTACGGCAATAGGAAGTGGGGCATGTGCTCGAGGACAACCTCCGGCGCGACGACGCCGAACGTCGTGTAGCGGTCCTCGTAGATCGCGCGACCGCGCCGCGCGATCTCGATCGAATTAAGCCCCCACGTGTCGAGAACGCGGCAATCCGTGAAATACGCGAACACGCCCGCGAGGTCCGTGGCCAACTCGCGCTCCGGTGTGCAAAGCGACGCGAACGAGCGCGCCACCGCCTCGTGCCCGCGCGCCAGCCAGGTGTTGCGCCCGACGTAATAATTCTGCCAGCGGCCGATGCCGGTGACGGGAAACGCGCGCAGGTAAAGTTCGCGATCGCCGGGGCGCTCCTTTTGAATCGCGTCGAATTTCTCGCCGAAGGGAAACCACACCCACTGCCCGACTCCGGCGACAAGCGCAAGCGCGACGCCCGCGGCGATCTTCGGCCACGCGCGCGTGCGCGGCGCGTCGGCGACCGCCGCGTTGATCGACGCGGGCAGTTGCGCGGCGCGCGCGAGGCCCGCGAAGCCCATTGCGAACACGAGCGGCACGGCCGGAAGCACGAAGCGGTACGCGGGCATCATGTCGCCGCCGACCCACACGCTCTCGAAAAGGTGCCAGCCGGCAAGGAGCGCGGGGAGAACAACCGAAAGCCGCGCCCGAAGCGCGACGGCGAAATACGCCGCGGCCGCCAGAGGAAGGTAGAGCTGCATGCCGTGGACGGCCTGACCAAGGTACGCGAACCCGCCCACGATGCGCAGGTTCGCGGCGTACGCCGCGCTCATCTTCGCCTGATACGTATTCGGCGCAAGCTCGCCGTAATACGACCATCGCCACGCAAAATACGCGACCCAGGCCGCCGCCGCGACGCCGAGCGCCATCACCACCTGCGCCCGGTTTTCGCGATGCCGCGCGTGCCCGAAGCGCGTCAGCGTCGATGCGGCGACGCACGCCCCCGCGATGCCAAGCGGCACAAAACCGTCAAATCGCGTCAGCGCGGCCAACGTGAACAGCGCAAGTCCCGGCGCCACGGATCGGCCGTCGTCAAACGCGCGTGCGAGCGTCAGCGCGCCCGAGACGATCAGCGTCAGAAATAGCAGCGTCTCCATCCCGGCGTTGACGTAGATCGCGAACGCGCTTGTCGCCGCGATGGCGATGGCCGTCGCGTGCGCGGGCCAATCGGCTTCCACCGCCGCGCGAAGCGTGTCCGGCGGCGGCGTGTCGGGCGTCTCGTCGAGCGGGATTTCGCGGCCGATCGCCGTCAGCCGCCGCGCCAAGAGCGCCGAGGCGGGGATCAGCACAAGGCCGCAAACAAGCAGCAGGAACTGCATCGCGGCCAACACGCCGTCCTGGCCGAAAGCGGCGTAAGCGCCGGCCGAGAGCATCACCCAAAGAAAATTCGTGTAGCCCTCGCACATCTCGTCCGGGCGATAGATCAGCTCGCCCCACTCGACGAGATGTTTGCCGTACGCAAACGAGATGTAAGCGTCGTCCACCCAATACGGCATGAATCGCGCGGCGTGCGCGACAAAAACAATCTGCGCGCACAGCACAACCGCGACAAACAGCGAGGTGCGCCGCGACATTGAGGGATTCGCTTCGGGCATGGCGCGGAATGTAGACGAGGACGCGGAAAATAGGAATCCGGCGGGAGGATCGATGATGGCGGATTGAGGATTGAGTGGAAACACAACGCGCGCCGCGACCTCGCTTGCGGACTCGGGCGACGCACCGCCCGCCGGCCTTTACCCCCGCCGTGTCCTCCGCGCCTTCTCCGTGTCCGCTGTGTACCGCCGAAATGCGATTCCCTAAGATGTCCGCATGTCGCGCGAGTCCGATTTCATCGCCGAGCTTGTGCGTCGCTTCGGAACGGACGCGCGCGGCTCGTCGCTCGTCACCGGCATCGGCTCGGACTGCGCGGTGCTGGCGCCGGTTAAGGGCGCATTACCGATCGTCACGACGGATACCGCTGTTGACGGTGTGCATTTCGATCTTTCGTTCATGACGCGCGCCGACGCGGCGTATCGCGCAATCGCGTGCGCGCTGTCGGACCTTGCCGCGGGCGGCGTCGATCCCGCGCACGCGCCGCTCGTGCTTCTGTCGGTCATCCTGCCGCGCGAAATCGACGGCGCGGGGATGGGCGAGTTGCTCGACGGATTCGCGGGCGCGCTCGCCGACGCCGGCGCGGTGCTCGCCGGCGGCGATACGGTCATCGCGTCCACACTCGCCATCAGCGTGACGGCGATCGGTTTTGCGCCGCGCCCGATGACGCGTATCGGCGCGCGCATCGGCGACGCGGTATGCGTCGCGGGATATGTCGGAGGCGCGATGGAGGCGCTGCGTATCCTGCGTGAAGGCGGCAGTCCCGGGAGCGCAGGCGTCCCGCCTGCTTCGGACGCCGGAAACGCCGCCCCCGGGACCGCCGCCCCTGGGAACGCCGAGTTCCAGCTCGGCCTTGGGACCGCCGCCCCTGGGAGCGCCGAGCTCCAGCTCCGCCATTTGCTCGCGTATTACCTCCGCCCGCGCCCGCTGCTCGCTCTCGGCCACCGCCTCGCCGCCGCGGGCGCGACGGCATGCGCGGACATCTCCGACGGACTTTTGCTTGACGCGCAACGCATCGCCGAACAAAGCGGTGTCGCGATGCGAATCGCGCTCGACGCGATTCCGCTGGCGCCGGAGCTTTTTCACGAAGATGAGTCCGGCCGAGCGACGGCTCGGCGCTCCCGGGACCGCGACGCGTTCATCCGAGCCGCGACGGGCGGGGACGATTACGCGCTCGTCTTTACGGTCGCGCCGGAAAACGTCGCGGCGGCGAAGCAGGCCGCGCGCGAGGCGGGCGTGCCGATCGCGCGCGTCGGCGAGGTGACGGACGGCGGCGCGAGGCGCGTTATCGCGACGTGGGACGGCGAGGCGATGGAGATTGAAAAGCGCGGCTTCGAACATGAGTGAAACGCGAAACATCCGCGGCAACGTCAGCCCGAGCACTTCCGTCATCCCGCGCGCCGCCGTCATCCCGCGCGCTTCCGTCGTCCCGAGCGCTTCCGTCATCCCGAGCGCGTCTGTCATCCTGAGCGAAGCGAAGGATCTGGCCGGCCCCGGAAGACGCGTACGCACAGGAACGAATCGCGTCCAACGGACGACCCGCGGCGACCCTCCGCCGGCTCCGCGGCTCCGCGTGACATTGGTCATCGTTTTCTTCGCGCTCGCGCTCTCTGTCGCGTGCGCCGGCAAGGACAAGCGCGTCGAGCCCGGAACCGCGCGCATTTCTCCGACCGGCAAGATCGTCGCCGGCACGCCCGTCATTTGGCGCATCGCGTACGCCGCGCCGAAAGGCGGTCTCGCCAAGGGCGGGGCGGTCATCGTGCTTTTTCCCCAGGACTCGTTTGTTCACGAACATAAAAACCCGAAGAAGTTGGCGCGCGCCCGCATCGACATCGAGGCGTTGCCCGTCGACGTCGGGATCGCGCCGCATTACGACAGGTACGTACGTGTCACCATGCCGCGGGCGGTCGCCGCCGGCGAGATCATCGACGTCGACATCGGCACGGGTGAAGGCGAGGATGCGCCGCCGGCGCTGCTCGCGCCCCGAGGCGCGCAACCGTCGTTCGCACCGCTTATCCTTGTCGACGCGGCGGGCGACGGCCATTTCGAGCGCGCCGCGTCAGAGGATTATGCGGAGATCGTCGCCGGTCCCGCGGTGCGCGCCCAAATCGTCGCGCCGTCGCGCGCTGGCGTCGGCGAAAACATCCGCGCGGTCGTTCGCGTACTCGATGCGTTCGGCAACCTTGCCGCGCCGGCCGGCGACCTGAATGTCATCATCCGCGACGATTCGGGCGACGATTCCTACAATCCGCCGCCGCCCCACGCGACGGGCGAGGCATGGGCGAACATCGCGGCGGGGCGGTACGAAAAGACGGGCTATCGCTGGCTTGCCGCGAGCTTCGGCGGCGCGCTGCCGGACGTGACCTCCAATCCCATCGCCATCGATGACGCGAGGACGACCCGCGCGACGCACTTCGGACTTCTCGGCGCGCAAAGCGACGCGGGATACGGCGCGCTTCCGGCGCGGGATTTGCTCGACCTCGCGGCTGGTCCCGCGGCGCTGGATTTTGTCGCCATCACCGATCCGGCGTGGACGCTCGATGACGCCCGATGGGCCGAGCAAAAACTGCTTTGCCGCGAATCGCGCCGGCTTGGCGCGTTTATTCCGCTGCTGGCGTACAACGTCGCGTACGGCGACATGGCCGCTGCGATCGCGCCGGACTGCGACGCCGATATCAATCGCCTCGCGGCCGGGACCGGCGACCCGTGGCGCCTTGCGATCGACGCTCCCGACGCCGAGCCGTGGGCGCCGGCGTCCGCCGCGTACTTCGGCAGCCCGTCGGACGTGCTCGAGGTTGGGCGGCAATCGAACGCGCGCGTGCTGCTTGTGCTGTACGCGAACGAAGATGGTCACCTGGTGCGTCGCGCGCAGGGCATCGCGGCGGGCGGCGTGTATGACGGCGCGGAACGATCGACGCTGAAAAAAGGCATCGAACGGGCGCTCGATCGCGGTTGGCGTTTCGGTTTCGCGGCGCTCGGCGACGGCGCGCGCGCATTCCGCGATCTCATCGACCGGCCGCTGACCGCCGTCACGACCGGTGCGATGACGCGGCGCACGATTTTCGCCGCGCTCGAACGCGGGCGCACCTACGTCACAAGCGGCGCGCGAATCCTGTTATCGGTCGACATCGACGGCAAGCGCCCCGGCGACACGCCCGCGACGGCATTCGACGGCAAGATCACGATCGACGCGGCGGGCACGGCGCCGATCCGGTCGATCGATATCCATCGAGATGGCTCATTCGCACACCGCCACAAGCAGGCGGGCGAAACGCGCGCCGCGCATGTCGAGTGGGTCGACAAAAATTTCGACCGCCCATCCTGGTATCACGTGCGCGTGACGCAGGCCGACGGCGCGTGGGCGGTGTCGAGCCCGATCTTTCTGGCGCACCCGGACTGGGCGCGCGTGGACGAGTTCGCGGCAACGGATTTCGGCGACGCGGTCGAGGTGTCGTTCAACGGCGCATCCGGCGGCGGCACGAAAGGCTTTCGCCTTTGGCGGCGTTTCGGCAACGAGGCCGACGGCGATCCGCGGAACTACGAACGGATCGGCGACGAGTTGTATGCGCCGGGCGAGACGGTCTTTCGCGACGACGCGCTTTCGACGCGCGGCGTCGTGACCTGCTATCTTCTCGAAGAGGTCAACGCGGCGGGCTCGCGCGCCATCGGCCCGGCGGTCGTTATCGCGAAAACGCCCGTGCGCATGACGGATGACAAGGAACGGCTCGTGCTGCCCTACGACATTCCGCAAACGTGCGTTCCGAGAATCGAAATCGCCGATCTTGGCCGCGGCGTGGTACGCACCATCGTCGAGCCCGAGCGCGGGCCGGGCCGCTACGAGGTGGAGTGGGACATGACCGATGCGCGAGGCCGGCGCGTGGAAACCTACACCCGTTACCGCGTTCATTGCGGGCCGCACGCCGGTCCGCCAGTGCCCATTGTCGTGTCGCCGATCCGGACCGAGGATGTCTCGCTCAAGGGGCATCAATATCCCGTGTCAATTCCGAAGACAAAAAAATTCCAGGCCGCGGGAGGCACGAAGTGAGCGACGCCGCGCGCGACGATCAGAGCCGCGACCGTAAGGGAGCGGGTGCGTCCGTTCCGGTACACACGGGGTCGTCCGAGATTCGCCGCGTCGCGATCGTCGGCGGCGGCCCCGGCGGCGCGCTGCTCGCGTGGCTGCTCGCGCGCGACGGCTACGAGGTTGATCTTATCGAGTCGCGCCCCGACGCGGACAAGGCGTGCGGCGGCGGCGTCACCGCATCGACAATCGACATCGTCCCGGAGCTCGACGATCTCGGCGTCCCGTATGCCGCCATCACGCGCCTTCGAGCGACCTCCCCCGGCGGGCGCGAGTCGATGACCGCGCTCGACCCGCCGCTGCGCAACTATCGCCGGCACGATTTCGACTCCGCGCTGCGGCAAAAGGCCGTCGACGCCGGCGCGCGCCTTCACATCGATCGCGCGCGCACCTTCGCGCGGCGCGACGGGCGATGGTTCGTCAACGGCGACATCGAGGCGGACTTCCTTGTCGGCGCGGGCGGCGCGTCTTGCCCCGTCCGGCGCCTCGTGCGCGGCGAAAGTGAATCGACGGAATCCGTGCTGACAACGGGGTGGTTCATCCCGGGCACGTTCGAGCCGGTGGTGGACATCCGCTTTTTTCCCGGCGTCGCCGGATACGCCTGGTGGTTTCCGCGCCCAAACGACGTTTCGTTCGGCATCGTGTGGGGACGCGGCACGATCTCGCGCGACGACGCGCGCGGCCTGCTGCGGGGTTATTTGCACGACCGATTTCGCGATGTGGCTCTTGGCGACGCCATCCCGTACGCCGCGCCGTGCCCTTGCCTTGCCGCGGGCACGTTCTGGAACCGGAAATACCAGGCCGAGGGCGTCGCGCTCATCGGCGATTCCGCGGGGCTCTGCGATCCCGTCACGAGCGAGGGCATCCGCCACGCGCTTCATTCCGCGAAGCTGTTGCATCGGGCGATCGCCCAGGGCGCCCCCAAACGCTACTACCCGCTCATCGCCGAGAGCATCCTGCCCGAACTGCACAGCGCCGCGGCGTGGCGGCGCGCCTTTTATCGCGGGTGGTTTTTGCGCGCGGGGTTCGGCATGGCCTCGCGCTCCCCGTCCGCGCGAAAGATCATCGCCGACTTCGCGCTTGGCGGAAAATCCGTCGGCGACGCGATGGCCGATTTGGGGCGCGGCTTGCCGGCGATGCTGCTTGAATCGGCGCGAGGATCGAGGATCGAGGATTGAGGATTGGGGATCGAGCCAAAAGCGGCCGTGCCGGCGCGAATCGTTTCCGCCCAACGTACGTCGCGGCCGTCGCCTTGTTGTTTTTATTTTGCGCATCCTGCGTCTCCACCGGCGGCGCCCCCGAGACCGAAAACGCGGCGGCGCCGCCAATCGTCGTGCGCGACGCGAGAAATC
Proteins encoded:
- a CDS encoding NAD(P)/FAD-dependent oxidoreductase; translation: MSDAARDDQSRDRKGAGASVPVHTGSSEIRRVAIVGGGPGGALLAWLLARDGYEVDLIESRPDADKACGGGVTASTIDIVPELDDLGVPYAAITRLRATSPGGRESMTALDPPLRNYRRHDFDSALRQKAVDAGARLHIDRARTFARRDGRWFVNGDIEADFLVGAGGASCPVRRLVRGESESTESVLTTGWFIPGTFEPVVDIRFFPGVAGYAWWFPRPNDVSFGIVWGRGTISRDDARGLLRGYLHDRFRDVALGDAIPYAAPCPCLAAGTFWNRKYQAEGVALIGDSAGLCDPVTSEGIRHALHSAKLLHRAIAQGAPKRYYPLIAESILPELHSAAAWRRAFYRGWFLRAGFGMASRSPSARKIIADFALGGKSVGDAMADLGRGLPAMLLESARGSRIED